The following proteins are co-located in the Hydrogenophaga sp. RAC07 genome:
- a CDS encoding Na+/H+ antiporter subunit C, producing the protein MEIVLAVAIGVLTTCGVWLMLRPRTYQVIMGLALLGYGVNLFIFSMGRLSVDSEPIMVAGFPPTFEFYDDPMPQALVLTAIVIGFAMTALFLVVMLAQRGFFGNDHVDGEEKAREVGE; encoded by the coding sequence ATGGAAATCGTGCTGGCTGTGGCCATTGGTGTGCTCACCACCTGCGGCGTGTGGCTGATGCTGCGCCCGCGCACCTACCAGGTGATCATGGGTCTGGCGCTGCTGGGCTATGGCGTGAACCTGTTCATCTTCAGCATGGGCCGGCTCTCGGTGGACAGCGAACCGATCATGGTGGCGGGCTTTCCGCCCACCTTCGAGTTCTACGACGATCCGATGCCGCAAGCACTGGTGCTCACCGCCATCGTCATCGGCTTCGCCATGACGGCGCTGTTCCTGGTGGTCATGCTGGCGCAGCGGGGATTTTTCGGCAACGACCATGTGGACGGCGAGGAGAAAGCCCGGGAGGTTGGTGAATGA
- a CDS encoding monovalent cation/H+ antiporter subunit A, whose amino-acid sequence MPLYSLVLLPFVGSLVAALLPSDARNRESTLAGVIALICAVQAAMLFPEMAAGGVVREEIVWLPSLGLNLVFRMDGFAWMFSMLVLGIGALVVLYARYYMSPTDPVPRFFSLLLAFMGSMSGVVLSGNLIQLVLFWELTSLFSFLLIGYWHHRSDARRGARMALTVTGTGGLCLLAGVLVLGHIVGSYDLDVVLRAGDLVRAHPLYSTALVLILLGALTKSAQFPFHFWLPHAMAAPTPVSAYLHSATMVKAGVFLLARLWPVLAGTDAWFWIVTGSGLITLLIGGFVAIFQKDLKSLLAYSTISHLGLITTLLGLNSPLAAVAAVFHIINHATFKASLFMAVGIIDHETGTRDMRRLSGLWRYMPITATLTLVAGAAMAGVPLLNGFISKEMFFTEAVFVNAAPWFDTLLPLAAVVAGAFSVAYSLRFTANVFFGPDTCHALPRTPHEPPHWMRVPVELLVLACLLVGVLPQWSIQAILSTAATPVVGGPLPAFDLAVWHGFNLPLAMSFVALAGGIGLFVLLRRPLQTGRIPRTPVLGRVSGKRMFEGTLAFITAASRRLQRVLGTRCLQAQLLLLVLVTVLAAFVALRGAGAGTWLAGERKVLPFSPMFALLWLVGIGSAIGATWQAKYHRLTALALMSVAGLVTVVTFAWFSAPDLALTQLSVEAVTTVLILLGLRWLPKRSEAVDRRLPLRIRLRTSARRGRDLAVALLAGGGMAALSYAVMTRDFPQSISTFFLERAVPEGGGTNVVNVMLVDFRGFDTLGEIAVLGIVALTVYALLRRFRPARESMDLPPQQRALPTDLATDLVNAQTAADTAHGYLLVPAVLVRLLLPIAAVIGVYLFMRGHNEPGGGFVAGLVLSTAFILQYIVSGTQWVEANISLRPVRWIATGLLMATFTGLGALFFGYPFLTTHTAHLTLPLLGEVYVASALFYDIGVFTLVVGATLLILTALGHQSVRGHRRVSSDARGAGAQTPGDL is encoded by the coding sequence CTGCCGCTTTACAGCCTCGTCCTCTTGCCCTTCGTGGGCAGCCTCGTTGCCGCGCTGCTGCCATCGGACGCTCGAAACAGAGAGTCCACGCTGGCGGGCGTCATTGCGCTGATCTGCGCGGTGCAGGCCGCGATGCTGTTTCCCGAGATGGCCGCCGGCGGTGTGGTGCGCGAAGAGATCGTGTGGTTGCCGTCGCTGGGCTTGAACCTCGTGTTCCGCATGGACGGTTTTGCGTGGATGTTCTCCATGCTGGTGCTGGGTATCGGTGCGCTGGTGGTGCTGTACGCGCGTTACTACATGTCGCCCACCGACCCGGTGCCGCGCTTCTTCTCGTTGCTGCTGGCCTTCATGGGCTCCATGAGCGGGGTGGTGCTCTCGGGCAACCTGATCCAGCTGGTGCTGTTCTGGGAGCTCACCAGCCTGTTCTCGTTTCTGCTGATCGGTTACTGGCACCACCGCAGCGACGCGCGCCGCGGCGCGCGCATGGCCCTCACCGTCACCGGCACCGGTGGCCTGTGCCTGCTGGCCGGCGTGCTGGTGCTGGGCCACATCGTGGGCAGCTACGACCTCGACGTGGTGCTGCGCGCGGGCGACCTGGTCCGTGCGCATCCGCTGTACAGCACGGCACTGGTGTTGATCCTGCTCGGGGCTTTGACCAAGAGCGCGCAGTTCCCGTTTCACTTCTGGCTGCCCCACGCCATGGCCGCACCCACCCCGGTGTCGGCCTACCTGCACTCGGCCACCATGGTCAAGGCCGGGGTGTTTCTGCTCGCGCGCTTGTGGCCGGTGCTGGCCGGCACCGACGCGTGGTTCTGGATCGTCACCGGCTCGGGCCTCATCACCCTGCTGATCGGTGGCTTTGTGGCCATCTTCCAGAAAGACCTCAAGAGCCTGCTCGCCTACTCGACCATTTCGCACCTGGGCCTCATCACCACGCTGCTGGGTCTGAACAGCCCGCTGGCCGCCGTGGCAGCGGTGTTCCACATCATCAACCACGCGACCTTCAAGGCCTCGCTGTTCATGGCCGTGGGCATCATCGACCACGAAACCGGCACGCGCGACATGCGCCGCTTGAGCGGCCTCTGGCGCTACATGCCCATCACCGCCACGCTCACCCTGGTGGCGGGCGCGGCCATGGCGGGCGTGCCGCTGCTCAACGGCTTCATCTCCAAGGAGATGTTCTTCACCGAGGCGGTTTTCGTGAACGCCGCGCCCTGGTTCGACACCTTGCTGCCGCTGGCCGCGGTGGTGGCGGGTGCGTTCAGCGTGGCGTATTCGCTGCGCTTCACCGCCAACGTGTTCTTCGGCCCCGATACCTGCCACGCGCTGCCGCGCACACCGCACGAGCCACCGCACTGGATGCGGGTGCCGGTCGAGCTGCTGGTGCTGGCCTGCCTGCTGGTGGGTGTGCTGCCGCAGTGGTCCATCCAGGCCATCCTGTCCACCGCGGCCACACCGGTCGTGGGTGGGCCATTGCCCGCTTTTGATCTCGCGGTGTGGCACGGTTTCAACCTGCCGCTGGCGATGAGTTTCGTGGCGCTGGCGGGCGGCATCGGGCTGTTTGTGCTGCTGCGCCGACCGCTGCAGACCGGCCGCATCCCGCGCACGCCGGTGCTCGGCCGGGTGAGCGGCAAGCGGATGTTTGAGGGCACTTTGGCGTTCATCACCGCCGCCAGCCGGCGGCTGCAGCGCGTGTTGGGCACGCGGTGCCTGCAGGCCCAGTTGCTGCTGCTGGTGCTGGTCACGGTGCTGGCGGCGTTTGTCGCCCTGCGCGGGGCCGGCGCCGGCACCTGGCTCGCGGGCGAACGCAAGGTGCTGCCGTTCTCGCCCATGTTCGCGTTGCTCTGGCTGGTGGGCATCGGCAGCGCCATCGGCGCCACCTGGCAGGCCAAGTACCACCGGCTCACGGCGCTGGCGCTCATGAGCGTGGCGGGGCTGGTGACGGTGGTCACCTTCGCGTGGTTCTCCGCACCCGACCTGGCCTTGACCCAGCTCTCGGTGGAGGCGGTGACCACGGTGCTCATCCTGCTCGGCCTGCGCTGGTTGCCCAAGCGTTCCGAAGCGGTGGACCGGCGATTGCCGCTGCGTATCCGCTTGCGCACCAGTGCGCGGCGTGGGCGCGACCTGGCCGTGGCGCTGCTGGCGGGTGGCGGCATGGCGGCGCTGTCGTATGCGGTGATGACGCGCGATTTCCCGCAAAGCATCTCCACCTTCTTCCTGGAGCGCGCCGTGCCCGAGGGCGGCGGCACCAACGTGGTCAACGTGATGCTGGTGGACTTCCGCGGTTTCGACACGCTGGGTGAAATCGCCGTGCTGGGGATCGTAGCCCTCACGGTGTACGCGCTGCTGCGCCGCTTCAGGCCAGCGCGGGAAAGCATGGACCTGCCCCCGCAGCAGCGCGCCTTGCCCACCGACCTGGCGACCGATCTCGTGAACGCGCAGACCGCCGCCGACACCGCCCACGGCTACTTGCTGGTGCCGGCGGTGCTGGTGCGCCTGCTGCTGCCGATCGCGGCCGTGATCGGGGTCTACCTGTTCATGCGCGGGCACAACGAACCGGGCGGTGGTTTCGTGGCCGGGCTGGTGCTCTCCACCGCCTTCATCCTGCAGTACATCGTCTCGGGCACGCAGTGGGTCGAGGCCAACATCAGCTTGCGCCCGGTGCGCTGGATCGCCACGGGCCTGCTGATGGCAACCTTCACCGGCCTGGGCGCGCTCTTTTTCGGCTATCCCTTCCTCACCACGCACACCGCCCACCTCACCCTGCCGCTGCTCGGCGAGGTCTACGTGGCCAGCGCGCTGTTTTACGACATTGGCGTCTTCACCCTGGTGGTGGGTGCCACGCTGCTCATCCTCACGGCACTGGGCCACCAGTCGGTGCGCGGCCACCGCCGCGTGAGCTCCGACGCCCGCGGTGCCGGCGCACAAACCCCGGGAGACCTTTGA
- the acnB gene encoding bifunctional aconitate hydratase 2/2-methylisocitrate dehydratase, whose protein sequence is MSNTFLTDYRAHIAERAALGIPPLPLDAKQVADLIELVKAPPAGEDAFLMDLLTHRVPPGVDDAAKVKASFLAAVAHGDIAVGLVSKAKATELLGTMVGGYNVHPLIDLLDQEDVAAVAAEGLKKTLLMFDFFNDVAAKAKAGNAKAKEVIESWANAEWFTTRPEVPKSITVTVFKVPGETNTDDLSPAPDAWSRPDIPLHYLAMLKNTREGAAFKPEEDGKRGPMQFIEDLKKKGHLVAYVGDVVGTGSSRKSATNSVIWATGQDIPFVPNKRFGGVTLGGKIAPIFFNTQEDSGSLPIEVDVSKLEMGDVVDVMPYDGKIVRNGETVVEFKLKSDVLFDEVRAGGRINLIIGRSLTAKAREFLGLPASTLFRLPTTPVATKAGFTLAQKMVGRAVGLPEGHGVRPGTYCEPRMTTVGSQDTTGPMTRDELKDLACLGFSADLVMQSFCHTAAYPKPVDVKTHRELPAFISNRGGVALRPGDGVIHSWLNRLLLPDTVGTGGDSHTRFPIGISFPAGSGLVAFGAATGVMPLDMPESVLVRFKGQMQPGITLRDLVHAIPLYAIRAGLLTVAKAGKKNVFSGRILEIEGLPDLKVEQAFELSDASAERSAAGCTVKLNPEPIKEYLTSNVVLMKNMIADGYADARTLARRIEKVEAWLANPSLLEADKDAEYAAVIEIDLAELTEPVLCCPNDPDDAKLLSDVAGAKIDEVFIGSCMTNIGHFRAASKLLEGKRDIPVKLWIAPPTKMDAAELTKEGHYGVFGTAGARTEMPGCSLCMGNQAQVREGATVVSTSTRNFPNRLGKNTNVYLASAELAAIASKLGRIPTVAEYQADMGVINKDGSQIYKYLNFDQISEYADAAKGVTA, encoded by the coding sequence CCTGCTCACGCACCGCGTGCCACCCGGCGTGGACGATGCTGCCAAGGTCAAGGCCAGCTTTCTCGCGGCCGTGGCGCACGGCGACATCGCCGTGGGTCTGGTTTCCAAGGCCAAGGCCACCGAACTGCTGGGCACCATGGTGGGTGGCTACAACGTGCACCCGCTGATCGATCTGCTCGACCAGGAAGACGTGGCGGCGGTGGCGGCCGAAGGTCTTAAGAAGACGCTCCTGATGTTCGACTTCTTCAACGACGTGGCGGCCAAGGCCAAAGCCGGCAACGCCAAGGCGAAGGAAGTGATCGAAAGCTGGGCCAATGCAGAGTGGTTCACCACGCGCCCTGAAGTACCGAAGTCGATCACCGTGACCGTGTTCAAGGTGCCCGGTGAGACCAACACCGACGACTTGTCGCCCGCGCCCGACGCCTGGAGCCGCCCCGACATTCCGCTGCACTACCTGGCCATGCTGAAGAACACGCGCGAAGGTGCGGCCTTCAAGCCCGAAGAAGACGGCAAGCGCGGCCCGATGCAGTTCATTGAGGACCTGAAGAAAAAGGGCCACCTGGTGGCCTACGTGGGCGACGTGGTGGGCACCGGCTCCAGCCGCAAGTCGGCCACGAACTCGGTGATCTGGGCCACCGGTCAAGACATCCCCTTCGTGCCCAACAAGCGCTTTGGTGGCGTGACGCTGGGCGGCAAGATCGCGCCCATCTTCTTCAACACGCAGGAAGATTCGGGCTCGCTGCCGATCGAGGTGGACGTGTCCAAACTCGAGATGGGCGATGTCGTCGACGTGATGCCCTACGACGGCAAGATCGTGCGCAACGGCGAGACCGTGGTCGAGTTCAAGCTCAAGAGCGATGTGCTGTTCGACGAAGTGCGCGCCGGCGGCCGCATCAACCTGATCATCGGCCGCTCGCTCACCGCCAAGGCGCGTGAGTTCCTGGGTCTGCCGGCGTCCACGCTGTTCCGCCTGCCGACCACGCCCGTGGCGACCAAGGCCGGCTTCACGCTGGCGCAAAAGATGGTGGGCCGCGCGGTCGGTTTGCCCGAAGGCCACGGCGTGCGCCCCGGCACCTACTGCGAGCCGCGCATGACCACCGTGGGCAGCCAGGACACCACAGGCCCCATGACGCGCGACGAACTGAAAGACCTGGCCTGCCTGGGTTTTTCCGCCGACCTCGTGATGCAGTCTTTCTGCCACACCGCGGCGTATCCCAAACCGGTGGACGTGAAGACGCACCGCGAGTTGCCCGCTTTCATCAGCAACCGCGGAGGCGTTGCCCTGCGTCCGGGTGACGGCGTGATCCACAGCTGGCTCAACCGCCTGCTGCTGCCCGACACCGTGGGCACCGGTGGCGATTCGCACACCCGTTTCCCCATCGGCATCAGCTTCCCTGCCGGCTCGGGCCTGGTGGCGTTTGGCGCTGCCACCGGCGTGATGCCGCTGGACATGCCCGAATCCGTGCTGGTGCGCTTCAAGGGCCAGATGCAGCCCGGCATCACGCTGCGCGATCTGGTGCACGCGATCCCGCTGTACGCCATCCGCGCCGGTTTGCTGACCGTGGCCAAGGCCGGCAAGAAGAACGTGTTCTCCGGCCGCATCCTGGAAATCGAAGGTCTGCCCGATCTGAAGGTGGAGCAGGCGTTTGAACTCTCCGACGCGTCGGCAGAACGTTCGGCCGCCGGCTGCACCGTGAAGCTCAACCCCGAGCCGATCAAGGAATACCTCACCAGCAACGTGGTGCTGATGAAGAACATGATCGCCGATGGTTACGCCGACGCCCGCACGCTGGCGCGCCGCATCGAAAAGGTTGAAGCCTGGCTGGCCAACCCCAGCCTGCTCGAAGCCGACAAGGACGCCGAGTACGCCGCCGTGATCGAGATCGACCTGGCCGAACTCACCGAGCCCGTGCTGTGCTGCCCGAACGATCCGGACGACGCCAAGCTGCTGAGCGACGTGGCCGGCGCCAAGATCGACGAGGTGTTCATCGGTTCGTGCATGACCAACATCGGTCACTTCCGCGCGGCTTCCAAGCTGCTCGAAGGCAAGCGCGACATTCCGGTGAAGCTGTGGATTGCGCCACCCACCAAGATGGACGCGGCCGAGCTGACCAAGGAAGGCCACTACGGCGTGTTCGGCACGGCCGGTGCGCGCACCGAAATGCCGGGCTGCTCGCTGTGCATGGGCAACCAGGCGCAGGTGCGCGAGGGCGCCACCGTGGTGTCCACCTCCACGCGCAACTTCCCCAACCGCCTGGGCAAGAACACCAACGTGTACCTGGCCTCGGCCGAGCTCGCGGCCATCGCTTCGAAGCTGGGTCGCATTCCGACCGTGGCCGAGTACCAGGCCGACATGGGCGTGATCAACAAGGACGGCAGCCAGATCTACAAGTACCTGAACTTCGACCAGATCTCGGAATACGCCGACGCGGCCAAAGGTGTCACTGCCTGA